A DNA window from Christiangramia salexigens contains the following coding sequences:
- a CDS encoding universal stress protein has protein sequence MKNILVPTDFSDQAEIALKVAAKLARKFNGEIYLLHMLELPLQLIDPINGSSHNLPEAIFFMKLAHQRFSKLMKKPFLKGLKVHETVEFHRAFDGIMEISKEKHCDLIVMGSHGASGLQEMFIGSNTEKVVRHSEVPVLVIKNEIPEFDIENFIFATDANPEHTHTLKKAISFAKTIGAKLHLVFVNTPNNFITSEEAQEKIEGFMNGESSEAYEFHIYNDYSVEKGIINFADKVQAGLIGISTHGRKGIAHFFNGSISEDLVNHSIRPVVTFRI, from the coding sequence CGTCCCGACAGACTTTAGCGATCAGGCAGAAATTGCGCTTAAGGTTGCGGCCAAGCTGGCGCGCAAGTTCAATGGTGAAATTTACCTCTTACATATGCTGGAACTTCCCCTGCAACTTATAGATCCTATTAATGGCAGCAGTCACAACCTCCCGGAAGCTATTTTCTTTATGAAACTCGCACACCAGCGTTTTTCAAAACTCATGAAAAAACCATTTTTAAAAGGCCTTAAGGTACACGAGACCGTTGAGTTCCATCGGGCTTTCGACGGAATTATGGAAATTAGCAAGGAAAAGCATTGCGACCTTATTGTAATGGGCTCACACGGAGCTTCGGGACTACAGGAAATGTTTATTGGCTCCAATACAGAAAAGGTAGTGAGGCATTCTGAAGTTCCTGTTCTTGTCATTAAAAATGAGATTCCGGAATTTGATATTGAGAATTTTATATTCGCAACCGATGCCAATCCCGAACATACACATACCTTAAAAAAAGCTATTTCTTTTGCTAAAACCATTGGAGCAAAGCTGCACCTGGTATTCGTGAATACACCAAATAATTTTATCACCAGTGAGGAGGCACAAGAGAAAATCGAAGGCTTTATGAATGGTGAATCATCAGAAGCTTATGAATTTCATATTTACAATGATTATAGTGTGGAAAAAGGAATTATAAACTTCGCAGACAAGGTTCAGGCAGGCCTTATTGGAATAAGCACCCACGGCCGGAAAGGCATCGCGCACTTCTTTAATGGCAGTATTAGCGAGGATCTCGTAAATCACTCCATTCGACCTGTGGTAACATTCAGGATCTAA